A window of Cyclopterus lumpus isolate fCycLum1 chromosome 14, fCycLum1.pri, whole genome shotgun sequence contains these coding sequences:
- the cxxc5a gene encoding CXXC-type zinc finger protein 5, producing the protein MSSGLSAGGRTEDQERNSCKQDSPVIERRNRSGILSEPLSKSLKKSRTLSQYTAVSSATSNGHKDNSETKSHSAKPQPPPLPQPTVSALTAAKLDRTLEQVLEGQNGLLHFAQAAALLKRAGMEHMLLPGGMGMGVGSGDAGSGASDLEGTSVTDAVGGPADFPYGVGGGFPFNPGLFIMTPAGVFLADSALHMAGLAEYPAQSELASAINSGKKKRKRCGMCPPCRRRINCDQCSSCRNRKTGHQICKFRKCEELKKKPSAALEVMLPTGAAFRWFQ; encoded by the exons ATGTCTAGCGGGCTGTCGGCGGGGGGCCGGACAGAGGACCAGGAGCGGAATAGCTGCAAACAGGACTCTCCTGTTATAGAGCGCAGGAACCGCAGTGGCATCCTCAGTGAGCCCCTCAGTAAGAGCCTTAAGAAGTCCCGTACCCTCTCCCAGTATACAGCAGTCTCCTCTGCCACCAgcaatggacacaaggacaATAGTGAGACCAAGAGCCACTCGGCCAAGCCTCAGCCACCCCCGCTGCCTCAGCCCACTGTCTCCGCACTGACAGCAGCCAAGTTGGACCGGACCCTAGAACAGGTTCTGGAGGGACAGAATGGCCTGCTGCACTTTGCTCAGGCAGCAGCATTGTTAAAGCGGGCCGGTATGGAGCACATGCTCCTGCCTGGGGGCATGGGAATGGGAGTTGGCAGTGGAGATGCGGGCTCGGGGGCTAGCGACTTGGAGGGTACGTCTGTCACGGACGCCGTAGGTGGTCCTGCCGACTTCCCATATGGAGTAGGGGGTGGGTTCCCCTTCAACCCGGGGCTTTTCATCATGACGCCGGCTGGAGTGTTTCTGGCGGACAGCGCGCTACACATGGCCGGCCTGGCCGAGTACCCGGCGCAGAGCGAGCTGGCCTCTGCTATCAACTCCGGCAAAAAGAAGCGAAAACGTTGCGGCATGTGCCCACCTTGCCGACGGCGGATTAACTGCGACCAATGCAGCAGCTGCCGGAATCGCAAAACAGGCCACCAGATCTGCAAGTTTCGCAAATGTGAGGAACTGAAGAAGAAACCCTCTGCTGCTCTggag GTGATGCTCCCTACAGGAGCGGCGTTCCGGTGGTTCCAGTAG